The genomic window tgaatctagtgaccagatattcattaggatgactagagatgacccatggaagtattttgcatagctacatatgtatgacctgtatcaaattgctttctttctccatgagggtgggtggggagggagaaagggaaagaatatggaactcagagctttaaaaatgaatgttaaaaagtgttttttcatgcactgggaaataagatgtgcaGGTgataggatatagaaatctattttgccctacagcaAAATAGAGGGAAGGGACATGGAAGAAGTGggttgatagaaaggaggacagactggggcaaggagtgaatggggtgcatgctgtcctggggtgggagtgaggagagatggagagaaaatttagaattcaaattcttatggaagtgaatgttgaaaactgaaaaataaataaataatatatttttaaaaataaataaacttctatgaattctttgtgAGCAGGTGACCATTGGATGTTACTCTTTAGAGGAGatgagggtttctttgcttcagtatcctcctctgaagacaaaCCCTAGTCTTCTCTGTTCCCAGACACCCAACCCCCCTCATTATCCTAAGGGTAAAAATTCCTGCAGCTGAGACTGAAACACCCTCCCAATCCAGATAATCCCCTGGCTTGTTGCTTAAGTGGACCTAGGACCTAACCAGGAAGCACCCAAAACTTACATTTACCTAAAACTAGGTCTCAAAACAGCAAggcaaaaaagcctgaagtttggcaaagtgcctccccaccccctaGATGTGTAGAGCCCAGCCTCAATATAGTGTTCAAAGTCaacaaaaagctggaaaaatgagcaaacaataaaaaatcaTGACAATAAAAATTTATGATGGTGGTAGAGAAAAGCAAGATATAAACTCAAAGGAAGacagcaatgtttttttttttaaaagctacaaacaaatcctcaaagaaaaaagcTAATTGGACTCAAGTAcagcaagaattcctgaaagagtttttaaaaagagaaaggattgtgagaggaaaagttaagataagaaatgagagtgatgcaataaaattatgagAGAATTAAAATCTGGATAAAATAAgctaaaaaatatgaaagaaaatacctcaAAAAATTGGCCTAATGATCAAAGAAAcataaaagttcattgaagaactccttaaaatcagaattgaccaaatgaaaaaaagaggtaactccatgacacatcaagaaataatcaaagttgaaagaatgaaaaattagaaaaaaatgtgaaatatcttattgaaaaaaCCAAttaagcagatccaggagaagtaattaagaattatttgactacctgaaaaccatgatcaaaaaatagcTTAGATATCAtacttcaaaaaattatcaaggaaaacttctttaTATCTTAGATGTAGAAGGAAAAGTTTAAAGAGTCTACCaatcacctcttaaaagagatcctaagatgaaaatttccaggaatattagagtcaaattccagagcttccaggtcaaggagaaaatacttcaagcagccagaaagaaactattatCCTTCAGTTGAAGTGGATTTATTTAAAGCATTTGAAACTAAGATATTTAAATAACTTGAAACAGATgactagaaaagaaaacatttatctCTAGAAAAATTTAATGATCCTTAATGGAAGAGATAATGCATCATAGGGAAGAGTTATAGAcctggtttcaggaaaaccttgGTTGAAATAGTGCCACTGTCCCACCTGTATGacatttggaaaattatttagcttcttttcatctgttttcctcatgtgtaaaatgcaaAGAATATTGCCTACTGTATCTAACATttaaggttattgtaaggattaaattATTTCAGATCTATAAAAATCTTGGCTTAAAGTACCTTTAAGTACCTTAAAGCACTGCCTTAGTTTCAGCTGTTATTACATTCTAAGGTTGTCATGAAGTTCAGATGTTATAGAGATTCCAGTTTAAAATAAGGGAAAACTTTCTATGAATGAGACCTTTCCTCAAGTGGAAAGAACTGCCTTTCAAGAAATAacttccccatcactggaggtctttgatCAGGTAGTACTTGTTCTATATGTTATAAGAAGGTATTCCTTTTAAGAGACAGACTAAAGTCAATGACTCTTAAGTTCCCTGTCAGCATCAGGATTTTATTGTTCTGGATGCTAGAAATAGTAGCTCTGAACTTGGGCACGAAGAGAACATGGCAGTCATGTACAAGCATTCAAAGGACTGTTTTGTGGAGGAGTAAACTGAGTTACTTTATTGGGTCTAAAAGGTAAGAACCAGAGACAAGGAATGGAAGTCATAAAGAAGCATACATATAATTGATGTCAGAAAAAAGCTTTCTGATACTTAAATctctccaaaagtggaatgggttgttTCCTTGAAGATTATCATGCTGAGGTTGTATATCTTGTTGGAAGCTATGTTACAGTGGGAATGCCTTGAATACGTGGATTGAAGTAGATGTTTGTTAAGTCCACACTCaactctctaaatctatgattgtgTGAATATTGGGAACCACATCTCTGATACTCACATTTAAGTTTTGTTTGAAGAGTAGAGGGTGAAGCACCAATAGGAGGTTCTAGAAAAGCTCACTTCAGGCCTCTGGGTAATGGGACTTATTCCCAAATCTTCCTGCAGAAAAGGAATCTCCACCTGAAAGAAACAGTATTGCCCCAGGGACTCAGAGGCAATTactccatttttgtctttaagGAGGAGCTCAGGGCGTCTGAAGCCAGTAAATATTCCTTGTGTAGAACCATCAGGTTGTCTGCATCATAGTAGTCTCAGGTAGCTCCTCTCTGGGAACTCCTCTACTCCAGAAGAAGACATTCCCTAAGCAACACTGTCAGACATTGCCTCAGCCCAGCTTGGTAAGTCCTGGATAATGCTCATCTCATTTTAATCTCCTACCATCTAAAGAGGCATGAAGAGACATTCAATTGTCCATAAAGAACACAAGACAGTCCTGCTGTCCTCTGTCTTaatcagaccacatctgaagCACTACATTCATTTCTGGGTTCCACATTTTAGGCAGGACACAGACAACCTGCAGTGTGCTGTCTAGAGGAGGGTGACCAAGCTGATGTGGGAACATATCACAACATATGGTTGAACCATTGAAGAAAGGGAGGATGAAAAATCGGAAATGGGGGAAATAACTCTCTTCAAGTATGGACAGAGTTTTATTGTGGGGATGGATTCAATTGATACTTATTGTACTCAAAGGAAAGACATGAGAACAGTGTTTCAGGGGAGCATATTTTGGTTCAGTGTAattaaaacttaaagaaaataacTTGGAAATTTCTAACAAACAGAGCTGTCTAAAAGTGAAATGGTCTGCTTTTGGAAGTCTTTTAACAGAGTCTAGAACCCTCTAGATGGCCACCTATCAGAGACAGTGTAAAGAAAATAATGCAATTTTTTTGAGCAGGTGGAAAGCATAATAGTGGGAATTTGCTTAGCACCTAGATTTCAAAGCACTTcatacacattatttcatttaattctcattgAAAAACCCTGTTAGGTATTAGAGAAAATGCTTATATCTCCATGTTATGGATAAGAAAATGAGTTCCCCAAAGAGGAGATTCCTTAGCCAAGGTAAATGGTGGAGacaaaattcaaacccaagtaTTACGATTCAAATGAAATAAGTGCCAGAAACCTGTACATCCGATAGACATGTCTCAGGGCAGGCATGATTCTGTGATCCCATGTTCATTTACtatttttacttctttaaaaactaaagacattaattaaaaaaattattgtgtgTAGTATGTGCAGAGTACTGTCTAAAGTGggcaaagaaaaatacagattgAATGGAGCCCTTGAATAGGTTGTCCACAGTCTACACTTGGAATgaattccttcctcatctccatctcttagaatttctgagttttcttcaaAGCCCAGATTAAATACTACTTCCAAATTTCCCCTTGCCTAGCTGTTAGCTCCTCCTCATTTaccttggatttattttatatttgcatatgcatatacaacgATATAGTTAGATATCTACATGCTGTTCCTATTGATAGAATGTGAACATCCTATGGCCAAGGAGTATTTCTTTTATGGTCTTTGTATCCTTCATACTTAccacagtacctgatacatagtaggtccttaataaatgcttgctgattgactgactgattaattgattgactggaGGCAGTAAGGTTTTGTGGAAAGCACTAGGTTATCCCTCTGCCCCACAAAGACACAGAATCTAGTACCAGCTTTGCCTCATGTAAGTTGTGTGACCTGGTGAAGGTCGTTTTGCCTCTATGTACCTCACttttcttatgtataaaatgagattgaTCATATGGACCCTACCTACTTACCTCAAAAAGTAGTTGTGAGATACTAATGAAAGAATggatgtaaagtattttgtaacttTTAAGTACTCTGCCAGTAACAACTATTATTAATAGCAGGTGCTTATGAAATTGTTATCTCATTCTCAACTgaaaaaatgcaaacttctttctttgcaaagaaattctgggaagatgaagaCTAGGAGGTGTAGTAGatattctctaaggtccctcctttCTAgcttgacattctatgttctagagTCTTTTCTAGCTCCAATAcaatatttttaatcatttatagCTCTAACATCCTTTGTTCTACTCTCTAATGTTCTCTCCAGAGCTAATATTCTGTCTTATGTTTTAACATCCCATGTTTAAAAGTTCTTCCCCTAGAAACATTCTGTATTctagtattttgtattttaaggCTCCTCttgatgcttgataaatgttcattGTTATTATGACATCCtgcctttcttttcctcagttaTACCAGAAAATGGACAGAGGAAACCAGACAAGAGTCTCTGAATTTCTCCTCCTCGGGCTCTCGCAGCATTTGGAGCAACAGCTGATTCTCTTTGGGCTATTTCTGGCCATATACCTTGTTACAGTAGTGGGGAATCTTCTCATCATATTGGCTATCTGCTCTGACTCCCACCTCCACACTCCTATGTATTTCTTTTTGGCCAACTTCTCTTTCACCGATGTGTGTTTGTCTTCCAccacagtgccaaagatgttgttCAACATTCAGACTCAGATCCAAACTATCCCCTATGGGGAGTGTCTTACCcagattttcttcttcctgtggTTCATTGGGTTAGATGTCTTCCTCCTAGGGGTGATGGCATATGACCGACTTGTTGCTATCTGCCACCCTCTCCACTATACTATTTGCATGAGCCCCCAACGGTGTTTCCTACTGGTGGCTGGGTCATTGGTCCTGGctcatttatattctttgactcacACCCTCCTTCTAATTCAATTACACTTCTGTGATTCTAATACTATTTCCCACTTCTTCTGTGAGTTGCTCCCTTTGATGAAGCTCTCCTGCTCCCAACCTTATGCCAACCAGTATGTGCTAATGTACTGGGGTGGGGCCTTAACCATTTTGATCCCCCTAATGATTCTTGTTTCCTATGTCCGCATCATGACCACCATACTACGTGTCCCTTCAGTGAAGGGAAAATGCAAAGCCTTCTCTACCTGTGGCTCCCACCTCACTGCTGTTTGCCTGTTCTATGTGGCTGCCATTGGTGCGTATTTCATTCCCTTTGAGGCTGACTCAGCTGCAAAAGATAGGTTGGCAGCTGTGATGTATGCTGTGGTGACCCCCATGCTGAACCCCTTTATATATAGTCTGAGGAACAAGGACATGAAAGAAGCCTTGGGAAGGCTCCTTACTAGGAGGTCTTGACTATTTCAGTAAGATAGAATGCAGAATTTGGGGGAAGTCTTGAAGACAATTAGATTTATCCAAGCCAACATCACGGAATGTGAGACAAGGAATAGTCACATCTCTGGGACTACCCTGAAAGGTCTAGAGCAGAAGAAAATGCTTTATGAAGAATGAGGAGTTGgaataggaaatagaaaaggTGAAAGATAATTATGATGGAACCATAGAATGATAGAATGTTAAAGCTAGAGAGATCACCTTAGTGATTCTGGAATATAGACTCAGAAGGGAActgaaagatcatctagtccaatttcaaATCCCCACCCCtactatttacagatgaggagactgatgtTCAGAGAAACTAAgtacttacctaaggtcacatcaTTCATAAATAGCAAAGtggtgacttgaactcaggtctacatGAATTCAGTCTAGGGGTCTTTCGAATATAACACTTAACTTTGTTCAATGATGAAAGAAAAGTGACAGAAGAATCTTTTTTCAAATGTAggaagagtagaaagagaaaggagaaaggttagaatagagaaagaaaaagaaaagaaaaccctaaGAATGAAATGTTATTCCATCCCTAGCAGCTAAAGAAATACTAAGCCTTAATGCCACCTACACaaattactttctttctttctctttctgtcatctCCTCAAAGATATTATCAGTGTCCTACCACACTGGCAAATACCTTTTTCCACTTTCCTGAATGAGGACCACATAGTTGAAAAGAATATTGTTAAACTCAAAAGTTCCTCCAGAAAAAGGAGCCCAGAATATGGTGGACTCTTCAAACTATGCCatacaggaataaatgaaaagaaacagagaagaaaagatctaGAAGAGACAGGTAACATAATACATAGAGgggtgaacttggagtcaggaaaactaatgttcaaatcatacctcaaatacatactagctgtgcaaccatGAGCAAATCATAAACTCTCTAAGCCTCCCTCTGTAAATGGGGAAAGtaatagcacctagctctcagagttgtgaggatcaagtgagacaacATGGAAAGGACTTGGCTAACctgaaagtactatataaatgctagctattctaaTTTTGACATATTAAGGATTAGAAATCAGGACTTCACGTCTGGAAAAGATGTTAGACATAATATAGTTCTAactctcattttactaatgaggaaactgaggttcagaaaggtttgttgacttgcctgaggtcacaaagacAATAAGTGGCAGAGTCCAGATTTACACCCCAAGTTTCAGACTCTAGCTCTTTCCAAACCACTGCTTTGGGTCCTTTGGAAGAGAGATTTTACTTGCTATAATTGgcttcagagggcaaaatcagtTAGACTAGATTACCTCTGATAATTACACTGGGAAATCTAGGCTGGGCGTTATTATACTGTAATAATTCAACAGGGAGAGGAGACAGAATGGGATTTAGAAAGGTTGGTATTCTGATAAAATGTCAAGGGAACTGTTGTAGCAAGCACAGTGACATATCCAGGATGGTCTTCTAGCACAGTCCTTAAATCTGCTtatctaaaaggaaagtaacttttgaggggtcaacaatcttctaaTTACGTATattaacagagaaaatacaagcagagaaataaagaccaacagacagggcttctcattgtctgatcataagcaatacatacatcacagatcaacagacagatacaactgtctgaccattacatgcatacatagttaccagagacagaagcaccataTGTGAGTTTTCAAACTGTGGGTCTCCTTaacggctacccagagtctcatctggcacatagaCCTTCTTCCAGGTCCCAAAAGCCAAAGCTCATCTCAGAGTACATATATAATTTTCAGAGCCAGTGAGCATCAGGACCCTCATGATCCAGTTCCTCattaacagttaacaaaaggtgtgggcctttctacaaaacaagcctcGTCTAATCTGATGCCCATTAATGGGCAGGACAGATCTTTGCATTGCAGGAAGCAATAGTATACTCTCTCTTATATAGCAGTTGCTTCTGCTTCCATTCCCTGAAcctgaaaaggagaaaaactcCTCTTTGGGTTACAGATTCAGCAACGCGGACTTTTAATATAAGATAGGACTTTGCAACTCTCAGAATGGCCCAACAATAGAATGAGATGCTTTGCAAGCTAGTGAGCTCCCCTTTATAGAAATGTGTTCAAACAGGGGCTGGATGACCACCTAATATAAACACTGtaaaatatattcatgtatgCCAGTGGAGTTAAACTACCTGACTTCTAAATTGCTTCCTgctctaaaaaaaaaagctgtggtTTAACAGTGCAATTAGGTCTCAACTTATAATAGGATTGCTCTAAAATTTGATTTGCACATTTagcaaaaatatgcaaaaaagtcAACTTTTTGGGACCTCAGAATGTGTTTGTCATAGAAAATGGGAGCATAGTACAGTGAAAGAGcacagatttggattcagaggattTGGAATTGCTGAAATATCATCTCTGTTGCTGAGCACTCTTCTCTATGAGTTtcagcttcatctgtaaaataagaggccTGAACTAGGTGATCAGATGATATCTGAGACTTCCAACTCTACAATTTGACAATCTGATGTTATGAAAATGCATTAGGTTCCCAGGCTAGCTTACAGCAGCTTATTTAACTCAGATTTGACCTGAACTATAATACCAATAGCAGTCCTGTCCCTGTGGTCTAGACAGAGTGTTTGTAAGTGAAAAGTTTATTAAAAACAGGGAGCATTTCAAGTAAGATAAGTTCTGTAAAATGTTTTGGAAATGTAAAGCACTATTTaagtgttttattattattatctgtagAATGTGTGTTTCACCATTCTAACCAGCTTCTAGGATACTTTGAAACTTCCTGAAGACACTTCCACaccttgaagaagaaaataataaatttttcatttatttctcctgGTATTAAGGAAATCTTATGAGCTGGGTGTCCTTGATAATTTAAAAGGCAAAGTATAACAGAAAGAGCTCTGGTCTGGGAGTctagagacctgaattcaaattctgactttgctacTTACTGCTTATGTGAacttggcaaatcacttccccatCATGAGtatcaacttcttcatctgtaaaatgaatcataATTCCTACAACTGCTTACTTTGTACAGTGTT from Notamacropus eugenii isolate mMacEug1 chromosome 1, mMacEug1.pri_v2, whole genome shotgun sequence includes these protein-coding regions:
- the LOC140526592 gene encoding olfactory receptor 1G1-like, which encodes MDRGNQTRVSEFLLLGLSQHLEQQLILFGLFLAIYLVTVVGNLLIILAICSDSHLHTPMYFFLANFSFTDVCLSSTTVPKMLFNIQTQIQTIPYGECLTQIFFFLWFIGLDVFLLGVMAYDRLVAICHPLHYTICMSPQRCFLLVAGSLVLAHLYSLTHTLLLIQLHFCDSNTISHFFCELLPLMKLSCSQPYANQYVLMYWGGALTILIPLMILVSYVRIMTTILRVPSVKGKCKAFSTCGSHLTAVCLFYVAAIGAYFIPFEADSAAKDRLAAVMYAVVTPMLNPFIYSLRNKDMKEALGRLLTRRS